TTAATATTGCCTTCTGCGCAGAGCATACGCATGACGAGCTGCTCTGCTCCCATCTCAAGACTGAAGATCGCGACGTTTTCACCTGTTTTGGTCGCCACATTTTGCGCAATGTTCAGGGCAAAGGCGGTCTTACCTACTGATGGACGGGCGGCCACGATGATCAGGTCGTTGCGCTGGAACCCGGCAGTCATGCGGTCGAGCTCATTAAAGCCGGTCGCAATCCCTGTGATGTCGCCTTTTGTGCTGTTGAGCATCTCGATATTATCGTACGTGCGGACAAGAACGTCCTTCATGCTGTGGAAGGCGGACGTATTTTTACGGTTGGCGACTTCCATGATGTTACGTTCCGCTTCAGCTAAAAGGGTTTCCACTTCATCCTCGCGGGCATAGCCGTCCTGGGCGATCGTGGTCGCGGTGCGGATCAGGCGGCGAAGAAGCGCTTTTTCTTCTACGATATGCGCGTAGTACTCGACGTTGGCGGCTGTCGGAACAAAGCCTGCAAGGTCGGTCAGATAAGAGATACCGCCAACATCCTCAAGCTCCTTCATCGCAGACAGTTCTTCCGTTACCGTGACCAGGTCAATCGCTTTTCCGCGGTCGCTCAGGCGCACCATGACTTCGAAGATTCGCTGGTGGGCGCTCCGGTAAAAGTCTTCCGGCATTAAAATTTCCTGTGCAGAAATGAGTGACTGCGGCTCAAGGAATATTGCACCGAGTACAGCCATTTCCGCTTCTATATTCTGGGGCGGCATACGATCCGCAAACTGTTCATTCAAAGCTGGATCCCTCCCGAAAGATTTTGATCGAAAAAAAATGTGATCTCAAATGATCACATTTTTTTAAGTATAGCACGAAATCGGTTCGCCGTTTGCTTAAAAATATTGGGTGAATCCGATTTCCGGTCAGGTTTTATTCTTTTGTTACGTGCACTTTAAGCGTTGCTGTCACTTCGTTGTGCAGCTTGACTGGCACGTTTGTGTAGCCAAGTGAACGAATAGCATCGTCCATTTCGATTTTGCGCTTATCGACTTTAATGTTGTGGCGCTTTTTCAGTTCTTCAGCGATTTGCTTGGACGTGATGGAGCCGAACAGGCGGCCGCCTTCTCCGGATTTTGCTTTCAGTTCAACCGTCAGGGCTTCCACTGTTTCCTTCAGCTTTTTCGCTTCTTCAAGCTCCTGCTGTGCCTCTTTTTCCTGCTTTTTCTTCTGCGCGCTTACCTGGCTCAGGTTCGCATTGTTGGCTTCAACAGCCAGGTTATTTTTCAGGAGAAAGTTGTGTGCGTAGCCGTCTGCTACATTTTTCACTTCGCCTTTTTTACCTTTACCTTTAACATCTTTTAAGAAAATAACTTTCATGATTCTTCCGTTCCTCCTTCGATGTGTTCATTGATCGCCTGTTTGAGCTGTTCGACAGCCTCATCAATGCTGATCCCTTTCAGCTGTGTGGCGGCATTTGTTAAGTGTCCGCCTCCATTGAGCTTTTCCATGATCAGCTGGACATTGACGGTGCCGAGTGAACGGGCACTGATGCCGACTACATCCTCATCCCTGAATGCCACAACAAAGGACGCCGCTACATCCTCCATGGATAAAAGCGTATCTGCTGCCTGTGCGATGATGACAGGATCATGAATCCGGTCATCTTCACCAAACGCAATCGCCATTCCGTGTTTATAAAACGTTACGGTTTCCACTAAACGTGCGCGTTCTACATACGTGGTGACATCCTCACGCAGGAATTGCTGCACTAAAATCGTATCAGCACCAAGCGTTCTGAGGTATGAAGCCGCATCAAATGTTCGCGATCCGGTTCTCATCGTAAAACTTTTTGTATCCACTATTATACCAGCAAGGAGTGCCGTTGCTTCAAGCATTGTGATTTTTTCGTGTTTTGGCTGATAATCCAAAAGCTCTGTCACGAGTTCAGCTGTTGAGGAAGCGTATGGCTCCATATAGACGAGCAGCGGATTTTCAATAAACTCCTCGCCTCTCCGGTGATGGTCAATGACAACGACTTTTTCAGCCTTATTTAATAAACGTTCATCAATCACAAGACTCGGTTTATGCGTATCCACAACGACTAACAGCGTATCCTCTGTCACCATCTCCATCGCTTCTTCCGGTGTGA
The sequence above is drawn from the Jeotgalibacillus aurantiacus genome and encodes:
- the rplI gene encoding 50S ribosomal protein L9; translation: MKVIFLKDVKGKGKKGEVKNVADGYAHNFLLKNNLAVEANNANLSQVSAQKKKQEKEAQQELEEAKKLKETVEALTVELKAKSGEGGRLFGSITSKQIAEELKKRHNIKVDKRKIEMDDAIRSLGYTNVPVKLHNEVTATLKVHVTKE
- the dnaB gene encoding replicative DNA helicase, encoding MNEQFADRMPPQNIEAEMAVLGAIFLEPQSLISAQEILMPEDFYRSAHQRIFEVMVRLSDRGKAIDLVTVTEELSAMKELEDVGGISYLTDLAGFVPTAANVEYYAHIVEEKALLRRLIRTATTIAQDGYAREDEVETLLAEAERNIMEVANRKNTSAFHSMKDVLVRTYDNIEMLNSTKGDITGIATGFNELDRMTAGFQRNDLIIVAARPSVGKTAFALNIAQNVATKTGENVAIFSLEMGAEQLVMRMLCAEGNINAQNLRTGALTDEDWRKLTMAMGSLSNAGIYIDDTPGVRVQDIRAKCRRLKQEHGLGMILIDYMQLIHGTGKPGENRQQEVSEISRSLKGLARELEVPLIALSQLSRGVESRQDKRPMMSDLRESGSIEQDADIVAFLYRDDYYDKESENQNTIEIIIAKQRNGPVGTVSLAFIKEYNKFVNLERRLDDPNMPPGA